A DNA window from Streptomyces sp. CA-278952 contains the following coding sequences:
- a CDS encoding S8 family peptidase, whose amino-acid sequence MRKRSTRAYALVAAASVALTAGMTAPASGKTGGPDPASPTTAKALKADDRTVDTVTLITGDRVLVDAKGRVGGIQRAKGREDIPFFTEIHDGRTHVVPRDARQLIADGRLDRRLFDITALAEPESLEAHRAGLKVIVGYRGATAGSARAEVRSADGTTVRRTLSALDADAVTSAAATDSEGALWDALTRQRKDGSAATASGIARIWLDGVRKASLDRSTGRIGAPAAWARSFDGTGVKIAVVDTGIDATHPDLAGRVAAERNFSGSPDAKDRNGHGTHVASTAAGTGAKDARFKGVAPGARLINAKVLDDRGAGDDSSIIAGVDWAVAQGADVINMSLGGLDTPGIDPLEAQVNKVSAEKGVLFAIAAGNNGPNQGTVASPGSADAALTVGAVDDDDLMADFSSVGPRTGDKAVKPDITAPGVSITAAAAEGVAGQNPPGYHSLNGTSMATPHVAGAAAILKQKNPTWTGARIKAVLTGSAKDGAHSVFQQGAGRLTVDKAIDQTVVAEPVSVNLGTQTWPHTDDAPVTEQVTYRNNGSADVTLSLSLSTPTGGDGQPAPAGFFTLGAQRVTVPAGGTAAVDLTADTRLGGTVDGSYSATVVASGGGQSVRTAAAVEREAESYEVTFNATGRDGAPSTGWQADLKGYVGQASGLRFFPDLSSGSATVRLPRGTYNLSADMLVDPAAPGKGADLINNPRFSVTGPTTVDLDARSTRPVTFKVPDAGATPTRAGMMYALNTPETGITLWSDFTSFDNVRTAYQGSPVTGDSSLYQQWSAHWKQGATEYNALAGSLVPELATGYSKTYTTKNMALVKVRIGASVPGLDGIVRADGELANGGIAALYSAHPLPGTRKVYLSTDDDAVWNIAAGVLGEKDAAGNRQVEGAYSFAQSRRFEPGTTHTETFHAGVMGPRIEAGDGLVRDGDNLYGSLALVSDGPGHPGFARYAGATTTIHRDGALYAKEDAAIDERFFALPPESATYKVATTINRNPAIYRAGNRIDASWTFSSARTEAPATLPVSTVRFQPRLALDSTVPAGSQQTFPVLVQGAAAGAGLKSLRVMVAYDNEKWLPAKVTAGKVTVSAPAKGKGISLKAVVTDKSGNESTVTIHNAFFGR is encoded by the coding sequence TTGCGAAAAAGATCAACGAGGGCGTACGCGCTCGTCGCCGCCGCCTCGGTCGCCCTGACGGCGGGCATGACCGCTCCGGCGTCGGGGAAGACCGGCGGCCCGGACCCGGCATCCCCGACCACCGCCAAGGCCTTAAAGGCAGACGACCGGACCGTCGACACCGTCACCCTGATCACCGGTGACCGGGTCCTCGTGGACGCCAAGGGCCGGGTCGGGGGCATCCAGCGGGCCAAGGGCCGGGAGGACATTCCCTTCTTCACCGAGATCCACGACGGCCGCACCCATGTGGTGCCGCGTGACGCCCGGCAGCTGATCGCCGACGGCAGGCTGGACCGGCGGCTGTTCGACATCACCGCTCTGGCCGAGCCGGAAAGCCTCGAGGCCCACCGGGCCGGGCTCAAGGTGATCGTCGGTTACCGGGGAGCGACGGCCGGGTCCGCCCGTGCCGAGGTGCGGTCCGCCGACGGCACCACCGTCCGCCGGACCCTGTCGGCCCTCGACGCCGATGCCGTCACCAGTGCCGCGGCCACCGACAGCGAGGGCGCTCTGTGGGATGCCCTGACGCGTCAGCGGAAGGACGGTTCGGCGGCCACCGCGTCCGGCATCGCGCGGATCTGGCTCGACGGTGTGCGCAAGGCCTCGCTCGACCGCAGCACCGGTCGGATCGGCGCCCCGGCGGCCTGGGCCCGGTCGTTCGACGGCACCGGTGTGAAGATCGCCGTCGTGGACACGGGCATCGACGCCACCCATCCCGACCTGGCGGGCCGGGTGGCCGCCGAGCGCAACTTCAGCGGCTCCCCGGACGCCAAGGACCGTAACGGGCACGGCACGCACGTGGCCTCCACGGCGGCCGGCACGGGAGCGAAGGACGCCCGGTTCAAGGGCGTGGCCCCCGGAGCCCGGCTGATCAACGCGAAGGTGCTCGACGACCGGGGCGCCGGTGACGACTCCAGCATCATCGCCGGGGTCGACTGGGCCGTCGCCCAGGGCGCCGACGTCATCAACATGAGCCTGGGCGGACTCGACACCCCCGGAATCGACCCGCTGGAAGCCCAGGTCAACAAGGTCTCCGCGGAGAAGGGCGTCCTGTTCGCGATAGCCGCGGGCAACAACGGGCCGAACCAGGGCACGGTCGCGTCGCCGGGCAGCGCAGACGCGGCCCTGACCGTCGGCGCCGTCGACGACGACGACCTGATGGCCGACTTCTCCAGCGTCGGTCCCCGTACCGGTGACAAGGCCGTCAAGCCCGACATCACCGCACCGGGCGTGTCGATCACGGCGGCAGCGGCGGAGGGCGTGGCGGGGCAGAACCCGCCCGGGTACCACAGTCTGAACGGCACGTCGATGGCGACTCCGCACGTCGCGGGGGCCGCGGCGATCCTCAAGCAGAAGAACCCCACCTGGACGGGCGCGCGGATCAAGGCCGTCCTGACGGGCTCTGCCAAGGACGGCGCCCACTCGGTCTTCCAGCAGGGCGCGGGTCGGCTCACCGTCGACAAGGCGATCGACCAGACGGTCGTCGCCGAGCCGGTCTCCGTGAACCTGGGCACCCAGACCTGGCCCCACACCGACGACGCCCCCGTCACCGAGCAGGTGACGTACCGCAACAACGGCAGCGCCGACGTGACGCTGAGCCTGTCGCTGTCCACGCCGACCGGGGGGGACGGGCAGCCCGCCCCCGCCGGCTTCTTCACCCTCGGAGCCCAGCGGGTCACGGTCCCGGCGGGCGGCACCGCAGCCGTTGACCTGACCGCCGACACCCGCCTCGGCGGTACGGTCGACGGCTCCTACTCCGCCACGGTCGTGGCGTCCGGGGGCGGCCAGAGCGTGCGCACGGCGGCAGCGGTGGAGCGCGAGGCCGAGTCGTACGAGGTCACCTTCAACGCCACCGGACGGGACGGCGCGCCCAGCACCGGCTGGCAGGCGGACCTGAAGGGGTACGTCGGTCAGGCCTCGGGCCTGCGGTTCTTCCCGGACCTGTCGTCCGGTTCGGCGACTGTCCGGCTGCCGCGCGGCACCTACAACCTGTCGGCCGACATGCTGGTCGACCCCGCGGCTCCGGGCAAGGGCGCCGATCTGATCAACAACCCCCGGTTCTCGGTGACCGGCCCGACCACGGTCGACCTCGACGCCCGGTCCACGCGGCCGGTGACGTTCAAGGTGCCGGACGCGGGGGCCACTCCGACGCGCGCGGGGATGATGTACGCCCTGAACACGCCCGAGACGGGCATCACGCTGTGGAGCGACTTCACCAGTTTCGACAACGTCCGTACCGCGTACCAGGGTTCCCCGGTGACCGGCGACTCCTCCCTCTACCAGCAGTGGTCCGCCCACTGGAAGCAGGGGGCCACCGAGTACAACGCGCTCGCCGGCAGTCTGGTCCCGGAGCTGGCCACCGGCTACAGCAAGACGTACACGACCAAGAACATGGCCCTGGTGAAGGTGCGGATCGGGGCGTCCGTGCCCGGCCTCGACGGCATCGTCAGGGCCGACGGTGAACTGGCCAACGGGGGGATCGCCGCGCTCTACTCGGCGCACCCCCTGCCGGGCACCCGGAAGGTGTACCTGTCCACGGACGACGACGCCGTCTGGAACATCGCGGCCGGTGTGCTGGGTGAGAAGGACGCGGCCGGTAACCGGCAGGTCGAAGGGGCCTACTCCTTCGCGCAGTCACGGCGTTTCGAGCCGGGGACGACGCACACCGAGACCTTCCACGCCGGTGTGATGGGGCCGCGGATCGAGGCCGGCGACGGGCTCGTGCGCGACGGCGACAACCTCTACGGCTCGCTGGCGCTGGTCAGTGACGGGCCGGGCCATCCAGGGTTCGCCCGGTACGCCGGTGCGACCACCACCATCCACCGTGACGGCGCGCTGTACGCGAAGGAGGACGCGGCCATCGACGAGCGGTTCTTCGCGCTGCCTCCGGAGTCCGCCACGTACAAGGTGGCGACCACGATCAACCGGAACCCGGCGATCTACCGCGCCGGGAACCGGATCGACGCCTCGTGGACCTTCTCCTCGGCCCGCACCGAAGCTCCGGCGACGCTGCCGGTCTCCACAGTCCGTTTCCAGCCGCGGCTCGCGCTGGACTCCACCGTTCCGGCGGGCTCCCAGCAGACGTTCCCCGTCCTGGTGCAGGGCGCGGCGGCCGGAGCCGGCCTGAAGTCGCTGCGGGTCATGGTGGCGTACGACAACGAGAAGTGGCTGCCCGCCAAGGTCACCGCGGGCAAGGTCACCGTGAGCGCCCCGGCGAAGGGCAAGGGGATCTCGCTGAAGGCCGTTGTCACCGACAAGAGCGGCAACGAGTCGACGGTCACGATCCACAACGCCTTCTTCGGAAGGTGA
- a CDS encoding sensor histidine kinase produces MKIPGAAAAFGVRTRLVLAFLLVAAVSAVTTAALTYREARSAVLERAQDTAVASFREEVERFVPGLPLDLESVRWELYDIAARAKPHPWIVFAEYGSVRVSSGDRPVSGVLTGELRRAARTSPHGSFQRVVKDGNAYLTIGMPVMTRVVAGGGAVPSGLVLFAVMPMANEETDIDALVTAARDGALPGLAVALVPALFAARSVLRPVRELRRAADSMGGGRLDARITVRGRDEMADLARTFNSSAARLEHSVQELRDAGARARRFASDVSHELRTPLAGMLAVTDVLDEEAGTLDPDTARAVRLISAETGKLAVLVEDLMEMSRFDARAAGLTTDEVDAAEAVRRTLSGRQWQDRVRAELPEGVRIRLDPRRFDVIVANLVGNALHHGSEPVTVRLSARADALITEVRDSGPGIAPEALPNIFDRFYKADAARSRSSGSGLGLAITQENVRLHGGTIRAENTPGGGALFTVELPFDGPAAWDHGAPGGQESADGKVPGTGPDNSTEAHA; encoded by the coding sequence GTGAAGATACCCGGAGCGGCCGCCGCGTTCGGGGTGCGCACCCGGCTGGTGCTCGCGTTCCTTCTGGTGGCCGCGGTCAGCGCGGTCACGACGGCCGCGCTGACCTACCGGGAGGCGCGCAGCGCGGTCCTCGAACGCGCACAGGACACGGCCGTCGCCTCCTTCCGCGAGGAGGTCGAGCGGTTCGTCCCCGGCCTGCCCCTGGACCTGGAATCGGTCCGGTGGGAGCTGTACGACATCGCGGCCCGCGCCAAACCCCATCCGTGGATCGTGTTCGCCGAGTACGGCTCGGTGCGCGTCTCCTCGGGCGACCGGCCCGTCTCCGGTGTGCTGACCGGGGAGCTGCGCCGTGCCGCGCGGACCTCGCCGCACGGCAGCTTCCAGCGGGTCGTCAAGGACGGGAACGCTTATCTGACGATCGGGATGCCGGTGATGACACGGGTCGTCGCGGGCGGTGGCGCGGTGCCCAGCGGTCTGGTCCTCTTCGCCGTGATGCCCATGGCGAACGAGGAGACGGACATCGACGCACTGGTGACCGCCGCCCGCGACGGTGCGCTGCCAGGGTTGGCCGTGGCCCTGGTGCCCGCCCTGTTCGCGGCGCGCAGCGTACTACGCCCCGTGCGTGAACTGCGGCGTGCCGCGGACTCCATGGGCGGCGGGCGGCTCGACGCGCGGATCACCGTGCGCGGCAGGGACGAAATGGCCGACCTCGCCCGGACGTTCAACAGCTCGGCGGCCCGCCTCGAACACTCCGTACAGGAACTCCGGGACGCCGGGGCACGGGCCCGGCGTTTCGCCTCCGACGTCTCGCACGAACTGCGCACCCCCCTCGCGGGGATGCTCGCCGTCACGGACGTGCTGGACGAGGAGGCCGGGACGCTCGACCCGGACACCGCCCGGGCGGTGCGCCTGATCAGCGCCGAGACCGGCAAACTGGCCGTGCTGGTGGAGGACCTGATGGAGATGTCCCGCTTCGACGCCCGCGCGGCCGGACTCACCACCGACGAGGTGGACGCGGCGGAGGCCGTACGGAGAACCCTGTCCGGCAGGCAGTGGCAGGACCGGGTCCGTGCGGAGCTGCCCGAGGGCGTCCGCATCCGCCTCGACCCGCGCCGCTTCGACGTCATCGTGGCCAACCTCGTCGGCAACGCCCTGCACCACGGGAGCGAACCCGTCACCGTCCGGCTGTCGGCCCGCGCGGATGCGCTGATCACCGAGGTGCGCGACAGCGGCCCCGGAATCGCCCCCGAAGCGCTGCCGAACATCTTCGACCGCTTCTACAAGGCGGACGCCGCACGTTCCCGCTCGTCGGGCAGCGGCCTCGGACTCGCGATCACCCAGGAGAACGTGCGCCTCCACGGCGGAACGATCCGTGCGGAGAACACCCCCGGCGGCGGCGCGCTGTTCACGGTGGAACTGCCCTTCGACGGGCCCGCCGCCTGGGACCACGGCGCACCGGGCGGTCAGGAGTCCGCAGACGGCAAAGTGCCGGGGACCGGCCCCGACAACAGCACGGAGGCCCACGCGTGA
- a CDS encoding response regulator transcription factor: MPRVVLVEDDPSVRDGVEMGLRRRGHEVLATATGEAGLEALDAFRPDLLLLDLMLPVMDGVEVCRRVRANSQLPIIMLTARGDDVDIIVGLEAGADDYVVKPARTEVIEARIRAVLRRIEAPAGARPAVEHHGDLDIDRAGHTVLKSGRPVPLAPSELKLLLFLSAAPVKVFSRQRLLEEVWDHSYHSDVRLVDACVRRLRIKIEDVSDSPRYIQTVRGFGYRFGPL; this comes from the coding sequence ATGCCACGCGTCGTCCTCGTCGAAGATGATCCGTCCGTACGCGACGGCGTGGAGATGGGGCTGCGCCGCCGCGGGCACGAGGTCCTCGCCACCGCGACCGGAGAGGCCGGCCTGGAGGCGCTGGACGCGTTCCGCCCCGACCTCCTGCTGCTCGATCTGATGCTGCCCGTGATGGACGGTGTCGAGGTGTGCCGCCGCGTACGCGCGAACAGCCAGTTGCCGATCATCATGCTCACCGCGCGCGGTGATGACGTGGACATCATCGTCGGCCTGGAGGCCGGTGCGGACGACTACGTCGTCAAGCCCGCCCGTACCGAGGTCATCGAAGCCCGTATCCGCGCTGTGCTGCGCCGCATCGAGGCCCCGGCCGGTGCCCGGCCCGCCGTGGAGCACCACGGCGACCTGGACATCGACCGTGCCGGTCACACCGTCCTGAAGTCGGGCCGGCCGGTCCCTCTCGCACCTTCCGAGCTGAAGCTGTTGCTGTTCCTGTCCGCGGCGCCGGTGAAGGTCTTCAGCCGACAGCGACTCCTGGAAGAGGTCTGGGACCACAGCTACCACAGCGATGTGCGCCTCGTGGACGCCTGCGTGCGCCGACTCCGCATCAAGATCGAAGACGTGTCCGACAGCCCTCGGTACATTCAGACCGTGCGGGGATTCGGCTACCGCTTCGGCCCGCTGTGA
- a CDS encoding class I SAM-dependent methyltransferase, with translation MTGQRDRWAELTGGQAGEEYAQRFARLAESGHDIHGEASFCAALLEPAARVLDAGCGTGRIAIRLAELGHHCTGVDVDASMLAVARREAPAQDWLLGDLARLDALGLEPDFDLVLAAGNVIPLLAPGTGAAVVGHLAAALRPGGLLVTGMGLDAAHLPLDEAPVTIAEFDQWCARAGLSLRQRYATWSGDPYDDGGYAVSVHTRPAT, from the coding sequence ATGACTGGGCAACGCGACCGTTGGGCAGAACTGACCGGTGGACAGGCGGGGGAGGAATACGCCCAGCGGTTCGCACGGCTCGCCGAGTCGGGCCACGACATCCACGGCGAGGCATCCTTCTGCGCCGCGTTGCTGGAACCGGCCGCCCGAGTGCTCGACGCGGGCTGCGGCACCGGCCGGATCGCGATCCGCCTCGCCGAACTGGGCCACCACTGCACCGGCGTGGACGTCGACGCCTCGATGCTCGCCGTCGCCCGCCGCGAAGCACCCGCACAGGACTGGCTCCTCGGCGACCTGGCCCGGCTGGACGCCCTCGGCCTGGAACCGGACTTCGACCTGGTGCTCGCCGCCGGAAACGTCATCCCCCTGCTGGCCCCCGGCACCGGAGCGGCCGTCGTCGGGCACCTGGCCGCCGCCCTGCGCCCCGGCGGTCTGCTGGTCACCGGCATGGGACTGGACGCGGCACACCTGCCGCTCGACGAGGCTCCGGTGACCATCGCCGAGTTCGACCAGTGGTGCGCCCGGGCCGGACTGTCCCTGCGGCAGCGCTACGCAACCTGGAGCGGCGACCCGTACGACGACGGCGGCTACGCGGTCAGCGTGCACACCCGACCCGCCACGTGA
- a CDS encoding CASTOR/POLLUX-related putative ion channel, with protein sequence MESAKGRPRVRLRDWARYRFDRTLARSTGTLMGWLVITCLAVVVPVSLLLVWTDPGSPTSLSERLIATWRISAETLRLGAATGTPLRLVLSALLGLVALLCVSTLVGVITTGLAERMAELSRGRSTVLEQGHVLVLGWSDQVTTVVGELVAARAPRRPRAVVLLADRDKADMEEALTARGAPTARARIICRSGPASDPDVLALVSPRSASTVVVLPSAEPTADAEVLRILLALRAVLGEDTDGPPVLAAVRDDRYRAPARLAAGPRGTVLETDAVTARLIAQCVGRPGLSLVLRDLLDFAGDEFHLVDTTAFHHGPFGQTLLSHQNSCVVGLLTPEGRTLLNPPADTVVRPGSRLIVLARDDDSTRVEDCRHLVDTSAIVAARPDPAGPSRLLLLGWNRRAPLVLDQLRSTARPGSVVDVVADSAVPGPREPEGGEPARPDVHFRSAPLSRPEILLGLDLDPYDAVVVLGPDRGDGPDHPDDWTLVTLLAVRLLEQRTGRETRVVTELVDDRNRPLAPVNSGSDVIVGGMLVGLLMAQIAQNRHLAPVFEELFSADGNNVCLRPARAYIHPGAEATFAGVVAAARDRGECAIGYRRHDVARTGPGDHGIRLNPPKGERRVWHAEDQVVVVATDRHHLPTVAAGPDESTTAGSP encoded by the coding sequence GTGGAATCAGCCAAGGGCCGGCCGCGGGTGCGGTTACGGGACTGGGCGCGCTACCGGTTCGACCGCACGCTGGCCCGCTCCACCGGCACCCTGATGGGCTGGCTGGTGATCACCTGCCTGGCCGTCGTCGTCCCGGTCAGCCTGCTGCTGGTGTGGACGGATCCCGGATCGCCCACGTCCCTCTCGGAGCGGCTGATCGCGACATGGCGGATCAGCGCGGAGACGCTCCGCCTGGGCGCGGCCACCGGTACGCCTCTGCGCCTGGTGCTCTCCGCGTTGCTCGGGCTGGTCGCGTTGCTCTGCGTGTCGACCCTCGTCGGGGTCATCACGACCGGACTGGCCGAGCGCATGGCGGAGTTGAGCAGGGGGCGGTCCACGGTCCTGGAGCAGGGGCACGTCCTGGTGCTCGGCTGGTCGGACCAGGTGACCACCGTGGTGGGCGAGCTGGTCGCCGCCCGGGCCCCGCGTCGGCCGCGCGCGGTCGTGCTGCTCGCCGACCGCGACAAAGCCGATATGGAGGAGGCACTGACCGCTCGGGGTGCCCCGACCGCCCGCGCCCGGATCATCTGCCGCAGCGGTCCCGCCAGCGACCCGGACGTTCTCGCACTCGTCAGTCCGCGGTCGGCGAGCACCGTCGTGGTGCTGCCGTCAGCGGAACCGACGGCCGACGCCGAGGTGCTGCGCATCCTGCTGGCCCTGCGGGCGGTCCTCGGCGAGGACACGGACGGGCCACCGGTGCTCGCCGCGGTCCGGGACGACCGGTACCGGGCCCCGGCCCGGCTGGCCGCAGGTCCCCGCGGCACGGTCCTGGAGACCGACGCGGTCACGGCCCGGCTGATCGCGCAGTGCGTCGGCCGCCCCGGCCTCTCCCTCGTCCTGCGCGACCTCCTCGACTTCGCGGGCGACGAGTTCCATCTCGTCGACACCACCGCGTTCCACCACGGCCCCTTCGGACAGACCCTGCTGAGCCACCAGAACTCCTGTGTGGTGGGGCTGCTCACGCCCGAGGGCCGTACGCTGCTCAACCCGCCCGCCGACACCGTCGTCCGGCCCGGAAGCCGCCTGATCGTGCTCGCCCGCGATGACGACAGCACCCGCGTCGAGGACTGCCGGCACCTGGTCGACACCTCGGCGATCGTTGCTGCCCGGCCCGATCCGGCCGGCCCCTCCCGGCTGCTGCTGCTCGGCTGGAACCGCCGGGCCCCTCTGGTCCTGGACCAGTTACGGAGCACGGCCCGCCCCGGCTCCGTCGTGGACGTGGTCGCCGACAGCGCCGTACCCGGACCGAGAGAGCCGGAGGGCGGGGAGCCGGCCAGGCCGGACGTGCACTTCCGGTCGGCTCCCCTGTCGCGGCCCGAGATCCTGCTCGGCCTCGACCTCGATCCGTACGACGCGGTGGTCGTCCTGGGCCCGGACCGGGGCGACGGCCCCGACCACCCGGACGACTGGACCCTGGTCACGCTGCTGGCCGTGCGACTGCTGGAACAACGAACAGGACGCGAGACGCGTGTCGTCACCGAGCTCGTCGATGACCGGAACCGACCCCTGGCACCCGTGAACAGCGGTTCCGACGTCATCGTCGGCGGGATGCTGGTCGGCCTTCTCATGGCTCAGATCGCACAGAACAGACATCTGGCCCCCGTCTTCGAGGAGTTGTTCTCCGCGGACGGCAACAACGTCTGTCTGCGGCCCGCCCGTGCCTACATCCACCCGGGCGCCGAGGCCACCTTCGCCGGCGTCGTCGCCGCCGCGCGGGACCGGGGCGAATGCGCGATCGGTTACCGTCGGCACGACGTCGCCCGCACCGGACCCGGGGACCACGGCATCAGACTCAACCCGCCGAAGGGCGAACGGCGCGTCTGGCACGCCGAGGACCAGGTGGTGGTCGTCGCGACGGACCGTCATCACCTGCCCACGGTCGCCGCCGGACCGGACGAATCCACCACCGCCGGTTCGCCCTGA
- a CDS encoding MOSC domain-containing protein, which yields MGGRVTAVSRNERYGFSKPTYPFITLLAGLGVEGDVHAGTTIRHQFRMTYEPDLPNLRQVHLMHEELFEELALKGFGVSAGQLGENVTTAGVDLLCLPTGTLLRLGEEAVLEVTGLRNPCAKINDFRQGLLGEVFALDPVSGEFTFKSGVMAVVRTGGTVRAGDTVEVELPPPPHRALERV from the coding sequence ATGGGTGGCCGGGTCACCGCGGTGAGCCGCAACGAGCGGTACGGGTTCAGCAAACCCACCTACCCATTCATCACGCTGCTCGCCGGGCTCGGCGTGGAGGGGGATGTGCATGCGGGCACCACGATCCGCCACCAGTTCCGCATGACGTACGAACCGGACCTGCCCAACCTGCGCCAGGTCCACCTGATGCACGAGGAACTCTTCGAGGAGCTCGCGCTCAAGGGCTTCGGTGTGTCGGCGGGCCAGCTCGGCGAGAACGTCACCACCGCGGGAGTTGATCTCCTCTGCCTCCCCACCGGAACCCTGCTGCGCCTCGGCGAGGAAGCGGTGCTGGAGGTGACCGGGCTGCGCAATCCGTGCGCGAAGATCAACGACTTCCGCCAGGGGCTGCTGGGTGAGGTCTTCGCCCTGGATCCCGTGTCGGGTGAGTTCACCTTCAAGTCGGGCGTCATGGCCGTGGTCCGTACCGGCGGGACGGTCCGCGCCGGCGACACCGTCGAGGTCGAGCTGCCGCCGCCCCCTCACCGGGCCCTGGAACGCGTCTGA